In Rhodopirellula sp. P2, the DNA window ATTTTTGCCTCGCGGGAAGACACCGAGACCTTGCAAACGTTGGTGGAACACACGATTCGATCGGAGTTTTCTCACTTGCTATCGGGGCCAGATACCGAGATTGGGCCCGACGTGATCGCAGCGATGTTCGAGGAAGTCTGCCGATCGACCGCGGAGATGGTGGTGCACTGGATGCGAGTTGGTTTTGTCCACGGTGTGATGAACACCGACAACATGTCAATTCTCGGGCTGACGATTGACTACGGCCCGTACGGTTGGCTGGAGGATTACGACCCTGATTGGACCCCCAACACCACCGACGCGCAGGGCAAACGTTATCGGTACGCGCATCAGCCTCAGATCGCGCAGTGGAACTTGGTGGCTTTAGCGAATGCCTTGGTTCCGTTGGTCAAAGAAGCGGAGCCACTTCAGCGTGGGATCGCTGTTTATGTGGAAGAGTTCCAACAGAGCTGGCACGCGATGGTGGCTGGCAAGCTGGGGCTGTCGAAGTACGAGAGCGAAACTGACGACGAGTTGGTCGACTCGTTGTTGACGCTGTTGCAATTGGCCGAAACCGACATGACGATTTTCTATCGCCAATTGGCGGACGTTGAATTGGGAACACCCGAGGCACCGAGGGCACTGGAGCTGGCATCCGTGCTCAGCCATCTTTCGGAAGCTCACTACGTTGCCGACGAGATCACCGAGGAATACCAGCAGGCGTTGATGGATTGGATACGTTCCTATCAATCGCGAGTTTTGGCGGACGACGGTTTTCCGGCGGACGACTCGCAGCGTCGAGAACGGATGAATTCGGTCAATCCGAAGTATGTACTGCGGAACTACTTGGCTCAGTTGGCGATTGATGCGTGTGACAAAGGCGATCACTCATTGGTGGCAGAATTGTTGGAAGTGCTGCGGCATCCGTACGATGATCAACCTGGCAAAGAACGCTTTGCCGAGAAGCGACCGGAGTGGGCGCGTCACCGTCCGGGTTGTTCGATGCTGTCGTGCAGTTCATAACCTAGTGCTCTGTGACAGCGAATTGATCGGGTAGCGAAACTCGTCAAGAGTTTCGACTTGCTTGGCGTCATCCCGAAAGTCTTGACGACTTTCGCTACGGTGATGCCTTCCTCTTTTTGCTGTCCCGAGTCTCTGGATTGGTTCGAGCCGCGCACATCGATGGACAATTCTTCTCATGCGAATTCTGTTAACGAATGATGATGGCGTTCATGCCCCAGGTTTGGCGGCACTGCGTCAACAACTGCGTCACTTGGGCGAAGTCATCACGGTGGCTCCGGCAACCGAGCAAAGCGGTGTCGGCCATTCAATCACTTATTTGACACCGTTGGTTCCAAAATCCATTCACCGCGATGGCGTCCATTGGGCGTGGGCGGTCGAAGGTTCACCGGCTGATTGTGTGAAGCTCTCGCTCGCAGAATTGTTTGCTGACGAGCCCATCGATTTGGTGGTCAGCGGCATCAACAACGGCTTGAACGCGGGCATCAATGTTCTGTACTCCGGCACCGTTGCGGCTGCGATTGAAGGTGCGTTCTTTGGCGTGACCAGTGTCGCCGTGTCGCTGGAGAATTCGGAC includes these proteins:
- a CDS encoding protein adenylyltransferase SelO; protein product: MTFDLTFDNRFTRDLPADPEPRNFTRQVHQAGFSRVTPTPVSAPKWVAGSKEVAELIGLDPKWLGSAELTEVLAGNALADGMDPFAMCYGGHQFGNWAGQLGDGRAINLGEVVTADEKHWTLQLKGAGLTPYSRTADGLAVLRSSVREFLCSEAMHHLGVPTTRALSLTLTGEQVLRDMFYDGHPEHELGAVVCRVAPSFIRFGNFEIFASREDTETLQTLVEHTIRSEFSHLLSGPDTEIGPDVIAAMFEEVCRSTAEMVVHWMRVGFVHGVMNTDNMSILGLTIDYGPYGWLEDYDPDWTPNTTDAQGKRYRYAHQPQIAQWNLVALANALVPLVKEAEPLQRGIAVYVEEFQQSWHAMVAGKLGLSKYESETDDELVDSLLTLLQLAETDMTIFYRQLADVELGTPEAPRALELASVLSHLSEAHYVADEITEEYQQALMDWIRSYQSRVLADDGFPADDSQRRERMNSVNPKYVLRNYLAQLAIDACDKGDHSLVAELLEVLRHPYDDQPGKERFAEKRPEWARHRPGCSMLSCSS
- the surE gene encoding 5'/3'-nucleotidase SurE translates to MRILLTNDDGVHAPGLAALRQQLRHLGEVITVAPATEQSGVGHSITYLTPLVPKSIHRDGVHWAWAVEGSPADCVKLSLAELFADEPIDLVVSGINNGLNAGINVLYSGTVAAAIEGAFFGVTSVAVSLENSDDNDFDAAAVIARNVIGEIVRHEKSQGGLFNLNVPTAATESASEVKVVPMGLAQYGRRYEKRQDPGGRDYYWALWTQPNKPPAEMTDVTQLREGYVTLTPLCFNLTRDDLLGEMKEWNLRP